The Streptomyces sp. RKAG293 genome includes a region encoding these proteins:
- a CDS encoding S-(hydroxymethyl)mycothiol dehydrogenase, which translates to MAQQVRGVVARGKGAPVSLETIIVPDPGPGEALVRIQACGVCHTDLHYREGGINDDFPFLLGHEAAGVVESVGDGVTDVAPGDFVILNWRAVCGQCRACRRGRPWYCFDTHNAEQKMTLLDGTELSPALGIGAFAEKTLVHAGQCTKVDPAVSPAVAGLLGCGVMAGIGAAINTGNVGRGDSVAVIGCGGVGDAAIVGARLAGAARIIAVDVDDRKLETAKRMGATHTVNSKTTDPVEAIRGLTGGNGADVVIEAVGRPETYRQAFYARDLAGTVVLVGVPTPEMQLELPLLDVFGRGGALKSSWYGDCLPSRDFPMLIDLHLQGRLDLGAFVTETIALEDVEKAFDRMRSGDVLRSVVVF; encoded by the coding sequence ATGGCCCAGCAGGTTCGTGGTGTGGTCGCCCGGGGGAAGGGTGCCCCGGTCAGTCTGGAAACGATCATCGTGCCGGACCCCGGGCCGGGCGAAGCCCTTGTGAGGATCCAGGCCTGCGGGGTCTGTCACACCGACCTGCACTACCGCGAGGGGGGCATCAACGACGACTTCCCGTTCCTCCTCGGCCATGAGGCGGCGGGCGTGGTCGAGTCCGTCGGCGACGGCGTGACCGATGTGGCTCCCGGCGACTTCGTGATCCTCAACTGGCGTGCGGTGTGCGGTCAGTGCCGTGCCTGCCGCCGTGGCCGCCCCTGGTACTGCTTCGACACCCACAATGCCGAGCAGAAGATGACCCTGCTCGACGGCACAGAGCTGTCCCCGGCGCTGGGCATCGGCGCCTTCGCCGAGAAGACCCTCGTCCACGCCGGACAGTGCACCAAGGTCGACCCCGCGGTCTCCCCGGCCGTCGCCGGGCTGCTGGGCTGCGGTGTCATGGCCGGCATCGGCGCCGCGATCAACACCGGCAACGTCGGCCGCGGCGACTCGGTCGCCGTGATCGGCTGCGGCGGTGTCGGCGACGCCGCCATCGTGGGGGCCCGGCTGGCCGGCGCGGCGAGGATCATCGCGGTCGACGTCGACGACCGGAAGCTCGAGACCGCCAAGCGGATGGGCGCCACCCACACCGTGAACTCCAAGACCACCGACCCCGTCGAGGCCATCCGCGGGCTGACCGGCGGCAATGGCGCCGACGTCGTCATCGAGGCGGTCGGCAGGCCGGAGACGTACCGGCAGGCGTTCTACGCCCGCGACCTGGCCGGGACCGTCGTGCTGGTGGGTGTGCCCACGCCCGAGATGCAGCTGGAGCTGCCGCTGCTGGACGTCTTCGGGCGCGGGGGCGCGCTGAAGTCGTCCTGGTACGGCGACTGCCTGCCGTCCCGGGACTTCCCGATGCTCATCGACCTGCATCTGCAGGGCCGCCTCGACCTGGGCGCCTTCGTCACCGAGACGATCGCCCTGGAGGATGTCGAGAAGGCCTTCGACCGGATGCGCAGCGGTGACGTCCTGCGCTCGGTGGTGGTCTTCTGA
- a CDS encoding IclR family transcriptional regulator, with the protein MGNFSADNETAGPQTGGVQSVDRAISVLEILAQRGEAGVSEVAAEIDVHKSTAFRLLGALEARGLVEQAAERGKYRLGFGIVRLAGAVTGRIDITQQGRPVCERLAEELEETVNIAVMEKQFAINLFQVRGPAAVSAHNWVGQLTPLHATSSGKILLAHLPAGERAELLVEAGLEKLTPRTLTSKTKLEKNLAEARERGYAWTLEELEVGLHAMAAPVRSRDGEVIAAVTVSGPSYRFTEERMHELAPALIRGAAEISHRMGYLG; encoded by the coding sequence ATGGGCAACTTCAGCGCAGATAACGAAACAGCCGGACCGCAGACCGGCGGCGTCCAGTCCGTCGACCGCGCGATCAGCGTCCTGGAGATCCTGGCTCAGCGCGGCGAGGCCGGTGTGAGCGAAGTGGCCGCGGAGATCGACGTGCACAAGTCGACCGCGTTCCGGCTGCTGGGCGCCCTGGAGGCGCGCGGCCTGGTGGAGCAGGCCGCCGAGCGCGGCAAATACCGGCTCGGTTTCGGGATCGTCCGGCTGGCCGGCGCGGTCACCGGACGGATCGACATCACCCAGCAGGGACGCCCGGTCTGTGAACGGCTCGCCGAGGAGCTCGAGGAGACCGTCAACATCGCGGTCATGGAGAAGCAGTTCGCGATCAACCTCTTCCAGGTGCGCGGCCCGGCCGCCGTCAGCGCGCACAACTGGGTCGGCCAGCTGACCCCGCTGCACGCCACGTCCAGCGGCAAGATCCTGCTGGCCCACCTGCCCGCCGGCGAACGGGCCGAGCTGCTCGTGGAGGCGGGCCTGGAGAAGCTCACGCCGCGCACCCTGACCTCGAAGACCAAGCTGGAGAAGAACCTCGCCGAGGCCCGGGAGCGCGGCTACGCCTGGACCCTGGAGGAGCTGGAGGTAGGCCTGCACGCCATGGCCGCGCCCGTCCGCTCCCGCGACGGCGAGGTCATCGCGGCGGTCACCGTGTCCGGGCCGTCCTACCGCTTCACCGAGGAGCGGATGCACGAGCTGGCACCGGCACTGATCAGGGGAGCCGCGGAGATCAGCCACCGCATGGGCTACCTCGGCTGA
- the betA gene encoding choline dehydrogenase — protein sequence MAPLQYDFVIVGGGSAGSALANRLSADPANRVLVLEAGRSDYPWDIFIQMPAALTFPIGSRFYDWKYESEPEPHMGGRRVYHARGKVLGGSSSINGMIFQRGNPLDYERWAADPGMEKWDYSHCLPYFQRMENCLAADQDDEFRGHDGPLVLERGPASSPLFPAFLASVQEAGYPLTDDVNGYRQEGFAAFDRNVHRGRRLSAAKAYLHPVMKRPNLTVMTRALVTRVLFEGKRAVGVEYQRGRGKPQQVRAGEVILCGGAINSPQLLQLSGVGKAEELRELGIDVVHDLPGVGENMQDHLEVYVQYACKQPVSMQPYMKKWRYPFIGLQWLFRKGPAATNHFEAGGFARSNEDVAYPNLMFHFLPIAVRYDGSAPAGGHGYQVHVGPMYSDAIGSVKIKSSDPREHPALRFNYLSTEQDRREWVEAIRVARKLLNQPAMEPYNAGEVSPGPSVATDEEILDWVAKEGETALHPSCTCKMGTDDMAVVDPDSLRVHGVQGLRVVDASVMPYVTNGNIYAPTMMIAERAADLILGKDPLPPSKAAYYRHRDPR from the coding sequence ATGGCTCCCTTGCAGTACGACTTCGTCATCGTCGGCGGAGGCTCGGCCGGCAGCGCGCTGGCCAACCGGCTCTCCGCCGATCCGGCCAACCGCGTGCTGGTGCTCGAAGCCGGCCGCTCCGACTACCCCTGGGACATCTTCATCCAGATGCCCGCCGCCCTCACGTTCCCCATCGGCAGCCGCTTCTACGACTGGAAGTACGAGTCGGAACCCGAGCCCCACATGGGCGGCCGCCGCGTCTACCACGCACGCGGCAAGGTCCTCGGCGGCTCCAGCAGCATCAACGGCATGATCTTCCAGCGCGGCAACCCCCTGGACTACGAGCGCTGGGCCGCCGACCCGGGGATGGAGAAGTGGGACTACTCCCACTGTCTGCCCTACTTCCAGCGCATGGAGAACTGCCTGGCCGCCGACCAGGACGATGAGTTCCGTGGTCACGACGGCCCGCTCGTCCTCGAGCGCGGACCCGCCTCCAGCCCGCTGTTCCCCGCGTTCCTCGCGTCCGTCCAGGAAGCCGGCTACCCGCTCACGGACGACGTCAACGGCTACCGCCAGGAGGGCTTCGCCGCCTTCGACCGCAACGTCCACCGGGGCCGTCGGCTGTCCGCCGCCAAGGCCTATCTGCACCCCGTCATGAAGCGGCCCAACCTCACGGTCATGACCCGGGCGCTCGTCACCCGTGTCCTGTTCGAGGGCAAGCGCGCGGTCGGCGTGGAGTACCAGCGCGGTCGCGGCAAGCCGCAGCAGGTACGGGCCGGCGAGGTCATCCTGTGCGGCGGTGCCATCAACTCACCCCAGCTGCTGCAGCTCTCCGGTGTCGGCAAGGCGGAGGAGCTGCGCGAACTCGGCATCGACGTCGTCCACGATCTGCCGGGCGTCGGCGAGAACATGCAGGACCACCTCGAGGTCTACGTCCAGTACGCGTGCAAGCAGCCGGTCTCCATGCAGCCGTACATGAAGAAGTGGCGCTACCCCTTCATCGGTCTGCAGTGGCTGTTCCGCAAGGGCCCGGCCGCCACCAACCACTTCGAGGCGGGGGGCTTCGCCCGCAGCAACGAGGACGTCGCCTACCCCAACCTGATGTTCCACTTCCTGCCGATCGCGGTCCGGTACGACGGTTCCGCGCCGGCGGGCGGGCACGGCTACCAGGTGCACGTCGGGCCCATGTACTCCGACGCCATCGGTTCGGTGAAGATCAAGAGCAGCGACCCGCGCGAGCATCCGGCGCTCCGCTTCAACTACCTGTCGACCGAACAGGACCGGCGGGAGTGGGTCGAGGCGATCCGGGTGGCCCGCAAGCTGCTCAACCAGCCCGCCATGGAGCCGTACAACGCCGGGGAGGTCTCGCCCGGGCCGTCGGTCGCGACGGACGAGGAGATCCTGGACTGGGTCGCCAAGGAGGGCGAGACGGCCCTGCATCCGTCCTGCACGTGCAAGATGGGGACCGATGACATGGCGGTCGTGGACCCGGACAGCCTGCGGGTGCACGGCGTCCAGGGACTGCGCGTCGTGGACGCGTCCGTCATGCCCTACGTCACCAACGGCAACATCTACGCCCCCACGATGATGATCGCCGAAAGGGCCGCCGACCTCATCCTCGGCAAGGACCCCCTGCCGCCCTCCAAGGCGGCGTACTACCGCCACCGCGACCCGCGGTGA
- a CDS encoding FAD-dependent oxidoreductase: MRTVAVVGASLAGLSAARSLRKQGYDGRLVIIGDEPHRPYDRPPLSKDFLTGAVAEADLALEADGEDLAAEWLLGTRATGFDRTERRIRLADGTAVRADGFVIATGAAARTLPARAGGANMAGIHTLRTLDDARALRADLARGGRLVVIGGGFIGAEVASTAYALGLDVTVVVVAPTPLAGPLGETMGGVVSSLHADHGVRLLCGVGVKGFSGGERSGTGVPTAEGRGRVEAVLLEDGRRLPADVVVVGVGAQPHVEWLESSGIELENGVKCGADGRTGLAGVVAVGDCANWYDPAAGMHRRVEHWTGAKERPAVAVATLLSGGAGQPGPVRPPYFWSDQYGVRIQFTGHAAAADSVTVEEGAADDRSFLAVYRRAGAPVAVLGMDQPRLFTRWRKQLAAAGA; the protein is encoded by the coding sequence GTGAGAACCGTGGCCGTGGTGGGCGCCTCGCTCGCCGGCCTGTCGGCCGCCCGCTCCCTGCGCAAACAGGGGTACGACGGGCGGCTGGTCATCATCGGGGACGAACCCCACCGGCCCTACGACCGGCCCCCGCTGTCCAAGGACTTCCTCACCGGGGCCGTCGCCGAGGCCGACCTCGCCCTGGAGGCGGACGGCGAGGACCTGGCCGCCGAATGGCTGCTCGGCACCCGTGCCACCGGCTTCGACCGCACCGAGCGACGGATACGACTCGCCGACGGCACAGCCGTCCGCGCGGACGGCTTCGTCATCGCCACCGGCGCCGCCGCCCGTACCCTGCCGGCCCGTGCGGGCGGTGCGAACATGGCCGGCATCCATACCCTGCGCACCCTGGACGACGCCCGTGCGCTGCGCGCCGACCTGGCCCGTGGCGGGCGCCTGGTCGTCATCGGCGGCGGTTTCATCGGTGCCGAGGTCGCCTCGACCGCGTACGCCCTCGGGCTGGACGTGACGGTCGTGGTGGTGGCGCCGACCCCGCTGGCCGGACCGCTCGGCGAGACGATGGGCGGCGTCGTGTCATCGCTCCACGCGGACCACGGCGTACGGCTGTTGTGCGGCGTCGGGGTCAAGGGGTTCAGCGGCGGCGAGCGCAGCGGGACGGGGGTCCCGACAGCCGAAGGCCGGGGGAGGGTGGAGGCGGTCCTCCTGGAGGACGGCCGCCGTCTGCCCGCCGACGTGGTCGTCGTCGGGGTGGGCGCCCAGCCGCATGTGGAATGGCTCGAGAGCTCCGGCATCGAGCTGGAGAACGGCGTCAAATGCGGTGCGGACGGCCGCACCGGTCTCGCCGGCGTCGTCGCGGTCGGCGACTGCGCCAACTGGTACGACCCCGCCGCCGGAATGCACCGCCGCGTCGAGCACTGGACCGGCGCCAAGGAACGCCCCGCCGTCGCCGTCGCCACCCTGCTGTCCGGTGGCGCCGGCCAGCCGGGTCCCGTCAGGCCGCCGTACTTCTGGTCGGACCAGTACGGCGTGCGGATCCAGTTCACGGGCCATGCGGCCGCGGCCGACAGCGTCACCGTCGAGGAAGGGGCGGCGGACGACCGCAGCTTCCTCGCGGTCTACCGCCGCGCCGGGGCTCCGGTCGCGGTGCTGGGCATGGACCAGCCCCGGCTGTTCACCCGCTGGCGCAAACAGCTGGCTGCCGCCGGGGCTTGA
- a CDS encoding methylenetetrahydrofolate reductase: protein MRTLLERVRYEVLPAGPTEDQVLAHVPRDVVITVTASPVKGLDPTLDLTVRLAGQGYRVVPHVPARLLRDGAHVAEIADRLRAAGVEDVFVPAGDANPSAGAYEGALPVLRQLSELGSPFRHVGITGYPERHPLIDDDITIQAMWEKHVHATYIVSNLCFDPQVLGEWVGRIRRRGVALPVHVGVAGPVERTKLLAMATKIGVGESTRFLARHASWFVRLSAPGGYSPERFLTRTAPALTAPSAAVAGLHVFTFNQIAETERWRRAMLERADG from the coding sequence GTGAGGACCCTGCTGGAGCGGGTCCGCTACGAGGTCCTGCCGGCCGGCCCCACCGAGGACCAGGTCCTCGCCCATGTCCCGCGCGACGTGGTGATCACCGTCACCGCGTCGCCGGTCAAGGGCCTCGACCCCACCCTGGACCTCACCGTCCGGCTCGCGGGCCAGGGCTACCGCGTCGTCCCGCACGTGCCCGCACGCCTCCTGCGCGACGGTGCGCACGTCGCGGAGATCGCCGACCGGCTCCGGGCCGCCGGCGTCGAGGACGTCTTCGTCCCGGCCGGCGACGCGAACCCCTCGGCGGGTGCGTACGAGGGGGCCCTGCCCGTGCTGCGGCAGTTGAGCGAGCTGGGCAGCCCCTTCCGCCATGTCGGCATCACCGGCTATCCCGAGCGACATCCCCTGATCGACGACGACATCACCATCCAGGCCATGTGGGAGAAGCACGTCCACGCCACGTACATCGTCAGCAACCTGTGCTTCGACCCGCAGGTCCTGGGGGAGTGGGTCGGCCGTATCCGGCGGCGCGGCGTCGCGCTCCCGGTGCATGTGGGGGTGGCCGGGCCGGTCGAGCGTACGAAGCTGCTCGCCATGGCCACCAAGATCGGCGTGGGCGAGTCGACGCGCTTCCTGGCCCGGCACGCCTCGTGGTTCGTCCGGCTCTCCGCGCCCGGCGGCTACTCGCCGGAGCGGTTCCTCACGCGCACGGCGCCCGCGCTGACGGCTCCGTCAGCGGCGGTGGCGGGGCTGCACGTCTTCACGTTCAACCAGATCGCCGAGACCGAGCGCTGGCGCCGCGCGATGCTCGAGCGCGCCGACGGCTGA
- a CDS encoding bifunctional 3-phenylpropionate/cinnamic acid dioxygenase ferredoxin subunit: MKIPVCRLADLPRGEAYRLEIDPPVSVFHTDDGEVFAIDDTCTHQDASLADGWLEGCEVECPLHASKFDLRTGAVDTSPAKRPVRTHQVLVEDGMIYVELSLAAPNLPPCVGARLAQGSA, from the coding sequence ATGAAGATTCCCGTGTGCCGGCTCGCGGATCTGCCGCGAGGCGAGGCCTACCGGCTCGAAATCGACCCCCCTGTCTCGGTGTTCCACACCGACGACGGTGAGGTCTTCGCCATCGACGACACGTGCACCCACCAGGACGCCTCACTCGCTGATGGCTGGCTGGAAGGGTGCGAGGTCGAATGTCCGCTGCACGCGTCGAAGTTCGATCTGCGCACCGGCGCGGTCGACACATCGCCCGCCAAGCGGCCCGTCCGTACGCACCAGGTCCTGGTCGAGGACGGCATGATCTACGTCGAGCTGTCCCTGGCCGCGCCCAACCTCCCGCCCTGCGTCGGGGCCCGGCTCGCCCAGGGCTCCGCGTGA
- a CDS encoding glycine betaine/L-proline ABC transporter ATP-binding protein: MIPAQTEVSRRRDRSQDPDQDRTPVISVRGLWKVFGPKAEKVPQSEELCGLSRRELMDRAGCTAAVRDVSFDVSPGEVFVVMGLSGSGKSTLVRCLTRLIEPTAGQVVFEGEDIRDADPKRLRELRRHKFSMVFQHFGLLPHRCVVDNVSYGLEIRGMGKAERTKRALEVVELVGLSGYENSYPDQLSGGMQQRVGLARALAGDPDVLLFDEPFSALDPMIRRDMQNEVIRLHHEVGKTMVFVTHDLSEALKLGDRILIMRDGKTVQCGTGAELVGAPADDYVRDFVKDVPRADVLTLRWIMRPAGPDDDLDGPEFGPDVVVRDATRAVFEAVKPVKVVENGKLLGVIGDEEILAVIAGAEGGA; encoded by the coding sequence GTGATCCCAGCACAGACCGAGGTGTCGCGGCGGCGCGACAGGTCCCAGGACCCGGATCAGGACCGGACCCCGGTCATCTCCGTGCGCGGGCTGTGGAAAGTGTTCGGGCCGAAGGCCGAAAAGGTGCCGCAGTCCGAGGAGTTGTGCGGCCTGTCGCGCCGCGAACTCATGGACCGTGCGGGATGCACTGCGGCGGTCCGGGACGTGAGCTTCGACGTGTCGCCCGGCGAGGTCTTCGTGGTCATGGGCCTGTCCGGCTCGGGCAAGTCCACCCTCGTGCGATGTCTGACGCGGCTGATCGAACCGACCGCCGGCCAGGTCGTCTTCGAGGGCGAGGACATCCGCGACGCCGACCCCAAGCGGCTGCGGGAGCTGCGCCGGCACAAGTTCTCCATGGTCTTCCAGCACTTCGGGCTGCTGCCGCACCGGTGCGTGGTGGACAACGTCTCGTACGGCCTGGAGATCCGCGGCATGGGCAAGGCCGAGCGCACCAAGCGCGCGCTGGAGGTCGTCGAGCTGGTGGGCCTGTCCGGCTATGAGAACTCCTACCCCGACCAGCTCTCCGGCGGAATGCAGCAGCGCGTCGGCCTCGCCCGGGCGCTCGCCGGCGATCCGGACGTGCTGCTCTTCGACGAGCCGTTCTCGGCGCTGGACCCGATGATCCGGCGGGACATGCAGAACGAGGTCATCCGCCTGCACCACGAGGTCGGCAAGACCATGGTCTTCGTCACCCACGACCTGTCCGAGGCGCTCAAGCTGGGCGACCGCATCCTGATCATGCGCGACGGCAAGACCGTCCAGTGCGGGACGGGCGCCGAACTGGTCGGCGCCCCCGCCGACGACTACGTCCGCGACTTCGTGAAGGACGTGCCGCGCGCCGATGTCCTGACGCTGCGCTGGATCATGCGCCCGGCGGGACCTGACGACGACCTCGACGGACCCGAGTTCGGCCCGGACGTGGTGGTGAGGGACGCGACCCGGGCGGTGTTCGAGGCGGTGAAGCCGGTCAAGGTCGTCGAGAACGGCAAGCTGCTGGGGGTCATCGGCGACGAGGAGATCCTCGCGGTGATCGCGGGCGCGGAAGGCGGCGCGTGA
- a CDS encoding aromatic ring-hydroxylating dioxygenase subunit alpha: MTSTSLPDSLIATLPGSCYTDPEVFAQEQERIFETMWFCVARASELARPGAFRTVEVGRESILVTRSRDNAIRAFFNVCRHRGAKLRTEESGEVSRAFQCPYHAWTYDLTGKLIAAPNLTKMPDVGRTEYGLVGVHVREWLGYVWVCLAEEPPSFEEQVIGAVVERLGDVEPIEHYDIDNLAVGKRIVYDVKANWKLIIENFMECYHCATIHPELTEVLPEFADGYAAQYYVGHGAEFGSDIQGFTVDGTEGLDRIPGVSPDQDRRYYAITVQPQVFINLVPDHVIFHRMYPVAADRTIVECDWLYLKDVVDSGRDVSRSVELFDRVNRQDFDACERCQPAMSSRLYAKGGVLVPSEHHIGAFHEWVQERLGAAPQPR; encoded by the coding sequence GTGACATCGACCAGCCTGCCGGACAGCCTGATCGCCACCCTCCCCGGCTCCTGCTACACCGATCCGGAGGTCTTCGCCCAGGAGCAGGAGCGCATCTTCGAAACGATGTGGTTCTGCGTCGCGCGCGCTTCCGAACTCGCCAGGCCCGGCGCCTTCCGGACCGTCGAGGTGGGCCGTGAGAGCATCCTCGTCACCCGCTCCCGCGACAACGCGATCCGCGCCTTCTTCAACGTCTGCCGGCACCGTGGTGCAAAGCTCCGCACCGAGGAGTCGGGCGAGGTCAGCCGGGCCTTCCAGTGCCCTTACCACGCCTGGACGTACGACCTCACGGGCAAGCTGATCGCCGCCCCCAACCTCACCAAGATGCCGGACGTCGGCCGTACCGAGTACGGCCTGGTGGGTGTGCACGTCCGGGAATGGCTCGGCTACGTCTGGGTGTGCCTGGCCGAGGAGCCGCCCTCCTTCGAGGAGCAGGTCATCGGCGCGGTCGTGGAGCGGCTGGGCGATGTGGAGCCGATCGAGCACTACGACATCGACAATCTCGCGGTCGGCAAGCGGATCGTCTACGACGTCAAGGCGAACTGGAAGCTCATCATCGAGAACTTCATGGAGTGCTACCACTGCGCGACGATCCACCCCGAACTCACCGAGGTCCTACCGGAGTTCGCCGACGGCTACGCCGCCCAGTACTACGTCGGCCACGGCGCCGAGTTCGGCTCGGACATCCAGGGCTTCACAGTCGACGGCACCGAAGGCCTGGACCGGATACCGGGTGTGTCCCCCGACCAGGACCGCCGCTACTACGCGATCACCGTCCAGCCGCAGGTCTTCATCAACCTCGTGCCGGACCATGTCATCTTCCACCGGATGTACCCCGTCGCCGCCGACCGCACGATCGTCGAGTGCGACTGGCTCTACCTCAAGGACGTCGTGGACAGCGGCAGGGACGTCAGCCGCTCCGTCGAGCTCTTCGACCGCGTCAACCGGCAGGACTTCGACGCCTGCGAGCGCTGCCAGCCCGCCATGAGCTCCCGCCTGTACGCCAAGGGCGGCGTCCTGGTCCCCAGCGAGCACCACATCGGCGCCTTCCACGAGTGGGTCCAGGAGCGGCTGGGGGCGGCTCCTCAGCCGAGGTAG
- the purU gene encoding formyltetrahydrofolate deformylase — translation MSPRPQPGHEYVLTLACPDRAGIVHAVSGFLVRNSGNILQSQQFDERLKGRYFMRVHFDISDPDTGLETLRCRFGPVAEAYGIRWTLRDASTPTRTLIMVSKFGHCLNDLLFRQRTGALNIEIPAIVSNHREFEGLAETYGVPFLHVPVTRETKAEAEARLLELVRELDIELVVLARYMQVLSDDLCKQLEGRAINIHHSFLPSFKGARPYNQAYDRGVKLVGATAHYVTPELDEGQIIEQDVVRVDHSLDPEELVTVGRDVEAQVLAHAVKWHSENRVMIDGNRTVVFR, via the coding sequence ATGTCCCCTCGCCCCCAACCCGGCCACGAGTACGTCCTCACGCTCGCGTGCCCGGACCGGGCCGGCATCGTCCATGCGGTGAGCGGCTTCCTCGTACGGAACTCCGGCAACATCCTGCAGAGCCAGCAGTTCGACGAGCGGCTCAAGGGCCGGTACTTCATGAGGGTCCACTTCGACATTTCCGATCCGGACACCGGTCTGGAAACTCTGCGTTGCCGATTCGGCCCGGTCGCCGAGGCGTACGGGATCCGGTGGACGCTGCGGGACGCGAGCACCCCGACCCGCACGCTGATCATGGTGTCCAAGTTCGGGCACTGCCTCAACGACCTGCTCTTCCGGCAGCGGACCGGCGCCCTCAACATCGAGATCCCGGCGATCGTCTCCAATCACCGGGAGTTCGAAGGGCTCGCGGAGACGTACGGCGTGCCGTTCCTTCACGTGCCGGTGACGCGGGAGACCAAGGCCGAGGCGGAGGCGCGGCTGCTGGAGCTGGTGCGCGAGCTCGACATCGAGCTGGTGGTGCTGGCCCGCTACATGCAGGTCCTCTCCGATGACCTGTGCAAGCAGTTGGAGGGGCGGGCGATCAACATCCACCACTCCTTCCTCCCGAGCTTCAAGGGCGCGCGCCCCTACAACCAGGCGTACGACCGCGGGGTCAAGCTGGTCGGGGCGACCGCGCACTACGTCACCCCGGAACTCGACGAAGGGCAGATCATCGAGCAGGACGTGGTCCGCGTCGACCACTCGCTCGACCCGGAGGAGCTGGTGACGGTGGGCCGCGATGTCGAGGCGCAGGTACTCGCGCACGCGGTGAAGTGGCACAGCGAGAACCGCGTCATGATCGACGGGAACCGCACGGTGGTCTTCCGCTGA
- a CDS encoding MBL fold metallo-hydrolase: MVAASAVRIDHLVTSGTFSLDGGTWDVDNNVWIVGDDSEAIVIDAAHDAAAIAAAVGDRTLRAIVCTHAHNDHIDAAPALAALTGAPILLHPDDLSLWKQAHPERSPDGELADGQQLSVAGIELAVLHTPGHAPGAVCLYAPALGTVFTGDTLFAGGPGATGRSFSDFPTIIDSIRERLLTLPPGTVVRTGHGDGTTVGAEAPQLDEWIKRGH, encoded by the coding sequence ATGGTCGCCGCCTCCGCCGTGCGCATCGACCACCTCGTCACCAGCGGGACGTTCAGTCTCGACGGCGGCACCTGGGACGTCGACAACAACGTCTGGATCGTCGGCGACGACAGCGAGGCGATCGTCATCGACGCCGCGCATGACGCCGCCGCCATCGCCGCCGCCGTCGGGGACCGTACGCTGCGCGCGATCGTGTGCACGCACGCCCACAACGACCACATCGACGCGGCTCCCGCGCTGGCCGCGCTGACGGGTGCGCCGATCCTGCTGCATCCGGACGACCTCTCCCTGTGGAAGCAGGCCCACCCGGAGCGGTCTCCCGACGGTGAACTCGCCGACGGTCAGCAGCTGTCGGTGGCCGGGATCGAGCTGGCCGTCCTGCACACCCCGGGCCACGCGCCAGGTGCGGTGTGTCTGTACGCGCCCGCGCTGGGCACGGTGTTCACCGGCGACACGCTGTTCGCCGGCGGGCCGGGAGCCACGGGCCGCTCCTTCTCGGACTTTCCGACGATCATCGACTCCATCCGGGAGCGGTTGCTCACGCTGCCGCCCGGCACGGTCGTTCGTACCGGACACGGCGACGGGACGACCGTCGGAGCCGAGGCGCCGCAGCTCGACGAGTGGATCAAGCGAGGCCACTGA